Proteins encoded by one window of Enterococcus saccharolyticus subsp. saccharolyticus:
- a CDS encoding zinc ribbon domain-containing protein, protein MLKICQNCHAENDTNAQFCHACGERLTDTTTMSRVTTSNTQRKNTSFVVIVVLLIAVIAIGLFLLFNLFQTKTPEIATNHSTITSTSPASTTATSSNDELSQYDEIIAEAKKLNVDGKYKDSELKLASIPVSALAKLEFSSIKEAVEKLSASNNENIQAENKKTTTQNNPSSANASSGFTGDLAKWANTYMFYYSQQSQKQSRLTISANGSVTQSNYDGTQYFGTATIEAASESALSYNTDELYPIDLPSKKEITSNVRITVQWDNQGGTQVFYGYLSYSSRLALTDGITKNSGMNEVWITY, encoded by the coding sequence ATGTTGAAAATTTGTCAGAATTGCCACGCTGAAAATGATACAAATGCACAATTTTGCCATGCATGTGGAGAACGATTAACCGACACAACTACTATGTCACGAGTAACTACTAGTAACACCCAGCGGAAGAATACATCCTTTGTCGTAATTGTTGTTTTATTGATAGCTGTCATTGCGATTGGACTATTTTTATTATTTAATCTGTTTCAAACCAAAACACCTGAAATAGCGACCAATCATTCAACAATCACTTCGACAAGTCCTGCTTCGACAACAGCTACTAGCTCCAATGACGAATTAAGTCAATACGACGAAATAATTGCTGAAGCAAAAAAGCTAAATGTTGATGGAAAATACAAAGATTCTGAACTCAAACTCGCTTCGATTCCAGTGAGTGCGCTAGCAAAGCTAGAATTTTCGTCCATTAAAGAAGCCGTTGAAAAATTATCAGCCTCTAATAATGAAAATATTCAAGCAGAAAACAAGAAAACAACTACCCAAAATAATCCATCGTCTGCAAATGCCAGCTCAGGTTTTACTGGTGATTTAGCGAAATGGGCAAACACGTATATGTTTTATTACTCTCAACAATCACAAAAACAAAGTCGTTTAACGATTTCCGCAAACGGTAGTGTAACTCAAAGCAATTATGATGGAACGCAATATTTCGGGACAGCAACTATTGAAGCTGCCTCTGAAAGTGCCCTAAGCTATAACACCGACGAGTTGTATCCAATTGATTTACCTTCAAAAAAAGAAATCACGTCAAATGTTAGAATTACGGTTCAATGGGATAATCAAGGTGGGACACAGGTCTTCTATGGGTATCTTTCGTATTCCTCTCGACTTGCTTTAACAGATGGTATCACCAAAAATTCTGGGATGAATGAAGTTTGGATTACGTATTAA
- the rlmH gene encoding 23S rRNA (pseudouridine(1915)-N(3))-methyltransferase RlmH — protein sequence MNIKIITVGKLKEKYLVQGINEYVKRLGAYAKLQLIEVPDEKAPENLSEAEMLQVKEKEGQRILAKIKDQEYVYALAIEGKNPSSEEFAKQIDQLGIQGKSQVVFVIGGSLGLSEDVMKRSNVQISFGKMTYPHQLMKLILVEQIYRAFRINTGGPYHK from the coding sequence ATGAATATTAAAATTATCACTGTCGGGAAACTAAAAGAAAAATACCTCGTGCAAGGAATTAATGAATACGTGAAACGTCTAGGTGCTTATGCCAAACTTCAATTAATTGAAGTTCCCGATGAGAAAGCACCGGAGAATTTAAGTGAAGCAGAAATGTTACAAGTAAAAGAAAAAGAAGGGCAACGGATTTTAGCTAAGATTAAAGACCAAGAATATGTCTATGCATTGGCGATTGAAGGTAAAAATCCTAGCAGTGAAGAGTTTGCCAAACAGATTGATCAACTAGGCATTCAAGGAAAAAGCCAAGTTGTTTTTGTCATTGGTGGATCGTTAGGTTTAAGCGAAGACGTCATGAAACGTAGTAACGTGCAAATCTCATTTGGCAAAATGACGTATCCTCATCAATTAATGAAATTGATTTTAGTGGAACAAATTTATCGCGCATTTCGAATTAATACGGGCGGTCCGTATCATAAGTAA
- the ytpR gene encoding YtpR family tRNA-binding protein — MIFAYNPKYVSDTLLVITENDNGLEQTVERKGNVARIQTEDGRVVGWNFFAISDVMTIEGTGQVTLSDEQVAQLNELMRDAGFTEELTPDHEPKFVVGFVKTCEPHEDSDHLSVTEIEVDNGATLQIVCGAPNIRKGLKVVVAKPGAMMPDGMMIWPGELRGVASYGMICSAKELQLPNAPMKRGILELGSDAVIGEAFQVGK, encoded by the coding sequence GTGATTTTTGCTTACAATCCCAAATATGTTAGTGATACATTATTAGTGATAACAGAAAATGATAACGGGTTAGAACAAACGGTTGAACGTAAAGGAAACGTGGCTCGTATTCAAACAGAAGATGGTCGTGTAGTTGGTTGGAATTTCTTTGCGATTTCAGATGTGATGACAATTGAGGGGACTGGTCAAGTCACTCTTTCTGATGAACAAGTCGCGCAATTAAATGAATTAATGCGTGACGCTGGTTTTACAGAAGAATTAACACCCGATCATGAACCAAAATTTGTCGTAGGTTTTGTGAAAACGTGTGAACCACATGAAGACAGCGATCATTTGTCTGTTACTGAAATTGAAGTAGACAATGGCGCAACGTTACAAATTGTTTGTGGTGCACCAAATATTCGTAAAGGGTTAAAAGTTGTTGTAGCGAAACCAGGGGCAATGATGCCTGATGGAATGATGATTTGGCCAGGCGAATTACGTGGTGTCGCAAGTTATGGCATGATTTGCTCCGCGAAAGAATTACAATTACCAAATGCTCCAATGAAACGTGGTATTTTGGAATTAGGCAGCGATGCTGTGATTGGCGAAGCATTTCAAGTAGGAAAATAA
- a CDS encoding universal stress protein → MEQNYQTVLVGIDGSEQAKEAFEKAVEVARRNNGKVIVAAVIEPQLPTTMGYTPLSDSILDKEEDEAKEMIQEAKEYAASVSFNNVEGVVAFGSAKTALARELPKKYQVDLVMVGQSGLNAVERFMTGSVASYIIREAPCDVLVVTPTHKEKAD, encoded by the coding sequence ATGGAACAAAACTATCAAACAGTTTTAGTCGGTATCGATGGTTCAGAACAAGCAAAAGAAGCCTTTGAAAAAGCGGTGGAAGTTGCCCGTAGAAATAATGGGAAAGTAATTGTCGCAGCGGTTATTGAGCCACAATTACCAACGACAATGGGCTATACACCATTAAGCGATTCTATTTTAGACAAAGAAGAAGACGAAGCGAAAGAAATGATTCAAGAAGCCAAAGAATATGCTGCTTCTGTTTCCTTTAACAATGTAGAGGGCGTTGTGGCTTTTGGTTCAGCAAAAACAGCTTTAGCTCGTGAGTTACCTAAAAAATATCAGGTTGATTTAGTCATGGTTGGACAATCAGGTTTGAATGCAGTGGAACGTTTCATGACTGGAAGTGTTGCTAGCTATATCATTCGTGAAGCGCCATGTGACGTTTTAGTTGTGACACCAACCCATAAAGAAAAGGCTGATTAA
- the pepA gene encoding glutamyl aminopeptidase has translation MQEKTFQRIKELTEMQGTSGFEHDVRAYMRKEMTPLVDEVQQDGLGGIFGIRHHENANAPRVMVAAHMDEVGFMITQITDRGLFKVTSLGGWNPYVVSAQRFTLKTAKGDYPCISSSIPPHLLRGTAGQKSLEVGDILFDAGFESKEEAATYGVRLGDTIVPQVETIKTANGKNIISKAWDNRYGCTVVLEALEALKEEQLGHTLIAGANVQEEVGLRGSKPSVTKFKPDLFFAVDCSAADDTVTKNGTFGHLGEGTLMRIFDPGLIMLPRLKEYLLDTAETHHIPYQYFVSKGGTDAGAAHTANEGIPSTVIGVVGRYIHTHQTMFSIADYEAAREMLIQTLRGLDESTINTIIEGK, from the coding sequence ATGCAAGAAAAAACATTTCAACGAATTAAAGAGTTAACAGAAATGCAAGGTACAAGCGGTTTTGAACACGATGTTCGTGCATACATGCGTAAAGAAATGACGCCACTTGTGGATGAAGTACAACAAGATGGTTTAGGTGGCATTTTTGGGATTCGTCATCATGAAAATGCAAATGCACCACGAGTAATGGTGGCGGCACATATGGATGAAGTTGGTTTTATGATTACGCAAATTACTGATCGTGGGTTGTTTAAAGTGACATCATTAGGTGGATGGAATCCGTATGTTGTTTCGGCGCAACGTTTTACATTGAAAACAGCTAAAGGCGATTATCCTTGTATTTCTTCTTCAATACCGCCACATTTGTTACGCGGAACAGCGGGACAAAAGTCATTGGAAGTGGGAGATATTTTATTTGATGCTGGTTTTGAATCCAAAGAAGAAGCTGCCACTTATGGTGTCCGTTTAGGCGATACGATTGTGCCACAAGTGGAAACAATTAAAACAGCTAACGGCAAGAATATTATTTCAAAAGCTTGGGACAATCGTTATGGTTGTACGGTTGTTTTAGAAGCATTGGAAGCATTAAAAGAAGAACAATTAGGTCATACATTAATTGCTGGTGCCAATGTCCAAGAAGAAGTTGGTTTACGTGGGTCCAAACCTTCTGTCACCAAATTCAAACCGGATTTATTTTTTGCAGTCGATTGCTCTGCTGCGGATGATACAGTGACGAAAAATGGGACTTTTGGCCATTTAGGTGAAGGTACGCTGATGCGTATTTTTGATCCTGGTTTAATTATGTTGCCTCGTTTGAAAGAATACTTATTGGATACAGCAGAAACACATCATATCCCGTATCAATATTTTGTTTCAAAAGGCGGCACAGATGCAGGTGCTGCGCATACTGCAAATGAAGGCATTCCAAGTACAGTGATTGGTGTGGTTGGACGCTACATTCATACCCACCAAACGATGTTTAGCATTGCCGATTATGAAGCAGCACGTGAGATGTTGATTCAAACGTTACGCGGATTAGACGAAAGTACAATCAACACAATTATTGAAGGTAAATAA
- a CDS encoding thioredoxin family protein, giving the protein MIIPKNLEELAGYVENGKNVFFFTADWCGDCRFIKPTMPEIEADFPEYQFIEVDRDEYMDVASEWNIFGIPSFVVIQDGKELGRLVNKDRKTKEEIETFLRNL; this is encoded by the coding sequence GTGATTATTCCTAAAAATTTAGAAGAACTTGCAGGATATGTAGAGAATGGAAAAAATGTCTTTTTCTTTACAGCAGATTGGTGTGGCGATTGTCGTTTTATCAAACCGACGATGCCAGAAATTGAAGCGGATTTTCCAGAGTATCAATTTATTGAAGTCGATCGTGACGAATATATGGATGTAGCTTCGGAATGGAATATCTTTGGCATTCCTAGTTTTGTAGTGATTCAAGATGGCAAAGAATTAGGTAGATTAGTGAATAAAGATCGTAAAACCAAAGAAGAAATCGAAACATTTCTTCGTAATCTTTAA
- a CDS encoding S1C family serine protease, with the protein MAKKNVTPRRTSNGVLKKFGIGLLGGVLGGMLSVGGFYYATGANEAASANEPLTSESTKDSTSDAQVSNVKVNVNSDITSAVEKVQNSVVSIINLQASSSQSQWLNPFETQEESSSDLQPVGEGSGVIYKKDGKDAYVVTNNHVVDGQQGLEVVLTDGTKVKAELIGSDAYTDLAVLKIASDKVDTVATFGDSDSLKVGEPAIAIGSPLGSDYANSVTQGIISSLNRLVTNTNESGQVISINAIQTDAAINPGNSGGPLINVAGQVIGINSSKIASSSGSGVSVEGMGFAIPSNDVTNIIEQLETKGEVTRPALGISMVDLSSISTQQQEQILKVPSSVVNGVVVSSVGSATPAEKAGIQQYDVITKIDGKEISSGTELRSALYSKSVGDTIDVTFYREDKEQTVKVELSVDQSIINNQNQTQSIQPQN; encoded by the coding sequence ATGGCTAAAAAAAATGTCACACCACGCAGAACAAGTAATGGTGTCTTAAAAAAATTTGGTATTGGTTTACTAGGAGGCGTTTTAGGCGGGATGCTAAGTGTCGGTGGTTTTTATTACGCCACTGGTGCAAACGAAGCAGCTTCTGCTAATGAACCACTTACTAGCGAAAGTACCAAAGATTCTACGAGCGATGCCCAAGTAAGCAACGTCAAAGTCAATGTGAATAGCGATATTACTTCCGCTGTTGAAAAAGTCCAAAATTCAGTGGTATCTATCATTAATTTACAAGCAAGCTCTTCACAAAGTCAATGGTTAAATCCTTTTGAAACACAAGAAGAAAGTAGTTCTGACCTACAACCAGTCGGTGAAGGTAGCGGTGTAATTTACAAAAAAGATGGGAAAGATGCGTATGTCGTAACCAATAACCACGTGGTTGACGGACAACAAGGACTAGAAGTTGTCTTAACGGATGGTACTAAGGTGAAAGCTGAATTAATTGGGTCTGATGCGTATACAGATTTAGCAGTCTTAAAAATCGCTTCTGATAAAGTTGATACTGTAGCAACATTTGGTGATTCAGATTCATTAAAAGTTGGCGAACCAGCAATCGCGATTGGTTCTCCTTTAGGTTCTGATTATGCTAACTCTGTTACACAAGGGATTATCTCTTCACTAAATCGTTTGGTAACTAACACTAACGAATCTGGACAAGTCATTAGTATTAATGCCATCCAAACCGATGCGGCGATTAATCCAGGGAACTCCGGTGGTCCATTAATTAACGTTGCTGGACAAGTTATCGGTATTAACTCAAGTAAAATTGCTAGCTCTTCTGGTTCCGGTGTCAGTGTTGAAGGAATGGGCTTTGCGATTCCAAGTAATGATGTAACAAATATCATTGAACAACTAGAAACAAAAGGTGAAGTCACTCGCCCAGCTTTAGGTATTTCAATGGTTGATTTGAGTAGTATTTCAACGCAACAACAAGAACAAATTCTAAAAGTACCATCTTCTGTCGTCAACGGTGTCGTCGTTTCTTCTGTTGGTAGTGCTACTCCTGCAGAAAAAGCTGGTATCCAACAATATGACGTGATTACCAAAATTGATGGAAAAGAAATTAGTAGCGGCACTGAATTACGCTCTGCTCTATATAGCAAATCTGTGGGTGATACTATTGACGTAACGTTCTATCGTGAAGACAAAGAACAAACAGTCAAAGTTGAGTTATCCGTTGACCAATCTATCATCAATAACCAAAATCAAACACAAAGTATTCAACCACAAAACTAA